One window of the Torulaspora delbrueckii CBS 1146 chromosome 6, complete genome genome contains the following:
- the MNT4 gene encoding putative alpha-1,3-mannosyltransferase: MILSYATRRRRAVLFSVFLLFTVIILINRGGPLTKIYRSVDLTEEPCIKHLAKFNQRPFNWPTFIPFLWKDSDEIIDRVRKLQEFEKCVIQKGAVELEAMDDIQRKLFPYLNFEAAMNDKLNFWPKWTRWDRSAYSASMPHFSLLDNSFTHVESVKYNPKTSFWENWYTSMMQANSKGIVISIGDGQVADTIRLIHVLRYLDNTLPIQLVHKGDLSSAKVEELFKAARERRSDGSPPQELWIVDVKNLLNPAMIYEFKRFSNKWLALLFCSFEKPILLDADTVPFTKLEEYYDTDQFKKYGTVFFKDRTLTAHMLNRGQRRTLKRIFDGLLTSSDRQSSADSYYGIQDPIVQKALERILKKRQKHIMESGLVAYDKKKHLFGLLTSLALQFSPLNEYFHGEKEWFWISQLIRGVPFSFHPVEASSVGRIEKTSEDEFRVCSVQLSHTEQDGSILWLNGGLRTCKFDNWDWEYENKPSLSSVFSSAEDLRKVYQSPAVLEAVILPEAEIRPWAVTDFCMRYHYCTYYKENGPGKLILFNEAKKRKYQKIVETWNR; encoded by the coding sequence ATGATACTTTCTTATGCGactagaagaagaagggcTGTGCTATTCTCTGTATTCCTGCTCTTCACGGTGATTATCTTGATCAATCGAGGAGGCCCGCTGACTAAAATCTATCGATCAGTAGATCTCACAGAAGAACCCTGCATCAAGCACCTAGCAAAATTCAATCAGAGACCGTTCAACTGGCCAACCTTCATACCTTTTTTATGGAAAGACAGTGATGAGATCATCGATAGGGTACGaaaattgcaagaattcGAAAAATGTGTGATTCAAAAGGGTGCCGTTGAACTTGAAGCTATGGATGATATTCAGAGAAAGCTCTTTCCCTATttaaattttgaagcagcAATGAATGATaaattgaatttttggccAAAATGGACAAGGTGGGACCGAAGCGCTTACAGTGCCTCGATGCCCCATTTCTCCCTTTTGGACAACTCTTTCACGCACGTAGAAAGTGTAAAATACAACCCAAAGACAAGTTTTTGGGAAAATTGGTATACGTCTATGATGCAggcaaattcaaaaggtATAGTTATCAGCATTGGCGATGGGCAAGTCGCTGACACTATCAGGCTAATCCACGTACTTCGATACCTAGATAACACTTTACCGATCCAATTGGTTCATAAGGGTGACTTATCTAGCGCTAAAGTGGAGGAGCTGTTCAAAGCGGCTCGTGAGCGTCGGTCAGATGGATCTCCACCACAAGAGCTATGGATTGTGGATGTGAAAAACCTTCTCAATCCTGCCATGATCTACGAATTCAAAAGGTTTAGTAATAAATGGTTGGCTTTATTGTTCTGCTCATTCGAAAAACCTATACTGTTGGATGCTGACACTGTCCCGTTCACTAAATTAGAAGAATACTACGATACTGATCAGTTTAAAAAGTATGGAACTGTTTTCTTCAAGGATAGAACACTGACGGCTCATATGCTTAACAGAGGACAAAGGAGGACATTGAAGAGGATCTTTGACGGGCTGCTGACTTCTTCTGACAGGCAATCCTCCGCGGACTCATATTATGGCATTCAAGATCCAATAGTGCAGAAAGCATTGGAAAGAATCCTTAAAAAGCGCCAGAAGCATATCATGGAAAGCGGGTTGGTGGCCTATGACAAGAAAAAACATCTATTTGGCTTGTTAACTTCCCTCGCTCTACAATTCTCCCCTTTGAATGAATATTTTCATGGTGAAAAGGAGTGGTTCTGGATTTCTCAACTAATACGTGGAGTCCCCTTCAGCTTCCATCCTGTCGAAGCTTCGAGTGTTGGAAGGATAGAAAAGACATCTGAAGATGAGTTCCGTGTTTGCTCCGTTCAACTATCTCATACCGAACAAGATGGATCTATTTTGTGGCTAAATGGTGGACTAAGAACCTGTAAGTTTGACAATTGGGACTGGGAATACGAAAATAAGCCGTCACTCAGCTCTGTGTTCAGTAGCGCCGAAGATCTTAGAAAAGTTTATCAGTCACCTGCGGTACTAGAGGCGGTTATTTTGCCTGAAGCGGAAATAAGGCCTTGGGCTGTCACTGATTTCTGTATGAGGTACCATTACTGTACCTATTATAAAGAGAACGGACCAGGAAAGCTTATTCTCTTCAACGAGGCCAAGAAGCGCAAGTACCAGAAGATTGTCGAAACATGGAATCGTTAG